One segment of Terriglobia bacterium DNA contains the following:
- the sufT gene encoding putative Fe-S cluster assembly protein SufT has product MASNEQIELSREVDATQIPSGIPHRLSAGTKVRLMQALGGSYTVMTDIGYMVRVDAKDVDALGLTPTSAATDALQEFSEKLVWDQLRTVYDPEIPVNVVDLGLIYDCHIAPVSEGNKIDIKMTMTAPGCGMADVLKSDIQRKISDLPTVKELNVEVVFEPPWHPGKMSEAAKLQLGLDLDSSPFPMH; this is encoded by the coding sequence ATGGCATCCAACGAACAAATCGAGCTGTCGCGTGAAGTTGACGCAACGCAAATTCCCAGCGGCATACCCCATCGTCTTTCTGCCGGGACCAAGGTGCGCTTGATGCAGGCCCTTGGCGGCAGCTACACGGTAATGACCGACATCGGGTACATGGTCCGAGTGGATGCCAAAGACGTGGACGCGCTTGGATTGACGCCAACGTCCGCAGCAACGGATGCCCTGCAAGAGTTCAGTGAAAAGCTGGTATGGGACCAGCTGCGGACTGTCTATGATCCGGAAATCCCAGTCAATGTGGTTGATCTTGGGCTTATTTACGATTGCCACATCGCCCCCGTGTCAGAAGGCAACAAGATTGACATTAAGATGACAATGACCGCTCCGGGCTGCGGAATGGCGGATGTTCTCAAGTCCGATATTCAGCGGAAGATTTCAGACTTGCCTACAGTGAAGGAACTGAATGTTGAGGTGGTGTTTGAGCCGCCGTGGCATCCGGGCAAAATGAGCGAAGCGGCAAAGTTGCAGTTGGGCCTTGACCTGGACAGTTCGCCCTTCCCAATGCATTGA
- a CDS encoding sigma-70 family RNA polymerase sigma factor has protein sequence MKSSEVYTSATAAAAVIAGQPAILNENDIEQCFCNDGAEIGEDEWLVQGCIQGDAKAWEDLIDKYKRLIYSIPIKYGASSSDAADVFQSVCIEVMNCLPQLKNVQSLRSWLITVTIRQSYRWKKKQSSHVELDAMEPDVAEGLASTPPAETLFQLEEEQIVRDVVAKLEPRHRELVRLLFFEQPPLPYAEVARRMGLATGSIGFIRGRCLEKLRKALVEYGFNG, from the coding sequence ATGAAATCCTCAGAAGTGTATACATCCGCGACGGCTGCTGCCGCGGTTATTGCAGGCCAGCCGGCGATCCTTAATGAAAATGACATTGAGCAGTGTTTTTGCAACGATGGCGCAGAAATAGGCGAAGACGAATGGCTTGTGCAGGGCTGCATTCAGGGCGACGCTAAAGCGTGGGAAGACCTTATTGATAAATACAAGCGCCTGATCTATTCGATCCCGATCAAATACGGCGCTTCCTCAAGTGATGCGGCCGACGTTTTTCAGTCGGTATGCATTGAAGTAATGAATTGCCTGCCGCAATTGAAAAACGTGCAATCGTTGCGCTCATGGCTGATCACGGTCACGATCCGGCAATCGTACCGTTGGAAGAAAAAGCAATCCAGCCACGTTGAGTTGGACGCCATGGAGCCAGACGTCGCCGAAGGGCTGGCTTCTACGCCTCCGGCAGAGACGCTTTTTCAGTTGGAAGAAGAACAGATCGTACGGGACGTGGTGGCCAAACTGGAACCACGGCACCGGGAGCTGGTGCGGCTGCTTTTCTTTGAACAGCCGCCGCTGCCGTATGCCGAAGTGGCGCGGCGCATGGGCCTTGCTACGGGATCCATCGGGTTTATCCGCGGGCGTTGCCTGGAGAAACTGCGCAAGGCGCTGGTAGAGTACGGTTTTAACGGATAG